One Roseomonas gilardii subsp. gilardii genomic region harbors:
- a CDS encoding LysR family transcriptional regulator: protein MPLPTPLPLPLPPDWFARFRLKLRHLQLLASLDETRNLNRTAEALGITQPAASRLLAEIERILGEPAFLRRPRGLVPNALGEVLVRRARTVLIDLTQAAAEMNSLRGGLGGAVAVGAVTGPAVDILSRAVEAVQRSSPGLQITVEVDTSAPLVAHLLEGRLDFVLARLPPEMGPDAILYREAAEEELCFLVRAGHPLLHRRGLALRDLLNLPWVLQPPGTLLRRRVDLLFLRLGLPLPGRMLNTSSVLLTLANLSRSDAVGVISASVASIFAPKGQFRRLAPLRDVPRLAVEPFGLIQLRERPLSPPAQRLFSAVEGSLFPEG from the coding sequence ATGCCCCTCCCCACTCCCCTGCCCCTGCCCCTGCCGCCGGACTGGTTCGCGCGCTTCCGGCTGAAGCTGCGGCACCTGCAGCTCCTGGCCTCGCTGGACGAGACCCGGAACCTGAACCGCACGGCCGAGGCGCTCGGGATCACCCAGCCCGCGGCCTCCCGCCTCCTGGCCGAGATCGAGCGCATCCTGGGCGAGCCGGCCTTCCTCCGCCGCCCGCGCGGCCTGGTGCCGAACGCCCTGGGCGAGGTGCTGGTCCGCCGCGCCCGCACGGTGCTGATCGACCTGACCCAGGCCGCCGCCGAGATGAACAGCCTGCGCGGCGGGCTGGGCGGCGCCGTCGCGGTCGGCGCGGTGACCGGCCCGGCGGTGGATATCCTGAGCCGCGCCGTTGAGGCGGTGCAGCGCAGCAGCCCCGGCCTGCAGATCACGGTGGAGGTGGACACCAGCGCCCCGCTGGTGGCGCATCTGCTGGAAGGACGGCTGGATTTCGTGCTGGCCCGGCTGCCGCCGGAGATGGGGCCGGATGCCATCCTCTATCGGGAGGCGGCCGAGGAGGAGCTCTGCTTCCTGGTGCGGGCCGGGCACCCTCTGCTGCACCGGCGCGGCCTGGCGCTGCGCGACCTGCTGAACCTGCCCTGGGTGCTGCAACCGCCCGGCACGCTGCTGCGGCGGCGGGTGGACCTGCTGTTCCTGCGCCTCGGCCTGCCCCTGCCGGGGCGGATGCTCAACACCTCCTCGGTGCTGCTCACCCTGGCGAACCTGTCCCGCAGCGACGCGGTCGGCGTCATCAGCGCCTCCGTCGCCAGCATTTTCGCGCCGAAAGGCCAGTTCCGCCGCCTCGCCCCCCTGCGCGACGTGCCCCGCCTCGCCGTGGAGCCCTTCGGCCTGATCCAACTGCGCGAACGCCCCCTCTCCCCTCCTGCGCAACGCCTCTTCAGCGCGGTCGAGGGGTCGCTCTTTCCGGAAGGGTGA
- a CDS encoding siderophore-interacting protein: MEKAPARVARRVRHELRFRQLEVTRVEDITPAMRRITLAGPDLAGFTSLSFDDHVKLFFPEPGAPVTLPVAGPNGVVFPEGQPRPPARDYTPRRYDEAAGVLEIDFALHENGPATDWASRARPGDRIGLGGPRGSFVIPLDFDWHLLIGDETALPAIGRRLEELPEGSHALVIAEVAGPEEEQVWQSRAKLDLRWVHRGRVPPGQGTGLEEALRALRLPGGEGYAWVACESLVAKRLRRILLDERGLPKERVKAAGYWQIGAAGAHETHND; this comes from the coding sequence ATGGAGAAGGCCCCGGCGCGGGTGGCGCGCCGGGTCCGCCACGAGCTTCGCTTCCGCCAGCTCGAAGTGACACGGGTGGAGGACATCACCCCGGCCATGCGCCGGATCACCCTGGCGGGGCCGGACCTCGCCGGCTTCACCAGCCTCTCCTTCGACGACCACGTGAAGCTCTTCTTCCCTGAGCCGGGCGCGCCGGTGACATTGCCGGTGGCGGGGCCGAACGGCGTCGTCTTCCCCGAGGGCCAGCCGCGCCCCCCTGCGCGCGACTACACCCCGCGCCGCTATGACGAGGCGGCAGGGGTGCTGGAGATCGACTTCGCCCTGCACGAGAACGGACCGGCGACGGACTGGGCCAGCCGCGCCAGGCCCGGCGACCGCATCGGCCTCGGCGGCCCGCGCGGCTCCTTCGTGATCCCCCTGGATTTCGACTGGCACCTGCTGATCGGCGACGAGACCGCCCTGCCCGCGATCGGCCGCCGCCTGGAGGAACTGCCCGAGGGCAGCCATGCCCTGGTCATCGCCGAGGTGGCCGGGCCGGAGGAGGAGCAGGTCTGGCAAAGCCGGGCGAAGCTCGACCTGCGCTGGGTCCATCGCGGCCGCGTGCCGCCGGGCCAGGGCACCGGGCTGGAGGAGGCGCTGCGTGCCCTGCGTCTGCCGGGCGGCGAAGGCTATGCCTGGGTCGCCTGCGAATCCCTGGTCGCCAAGCGCCTGCGCCGCATCCTGCTGGATGAGCGCGGCCTGCCCAAGGAACGGGTCAAGGCCGCCGGATACTGGCAGATCGGCGCCGCCGGGGCACACGAAACGCATAACGACTGA
- a CDS encoding PadR family transcriptional regulator, which translates to MRHFFSHRRDPRLSEPRWPDQGSHGEARRFHRDFGDGERGGRGSSPFGRHGHHGRRGGGRGGRFFESGDLRLVLLRLIAERPRHGYELMEEIETRLGGAYRPSPGTIYPTLTLLEELGQIAVSATEGAKKLYAVTPEGERVLTEQKAEADALFARMAAAGGDSPEGGKLQILRAMHNLKLALRLRLGRGNLSEEQLRRIVEAIDATATRIERE; encoded by the coding sequence GTGAGACATTTCTTCTCCCACCGCCGTGACCCACGCCTCTCCGAGCCCCGTTGGCCCGATCAGGGCAGCCACGGCGAAGCCCGCCGCTTCCACCGCGATTTCGGGGATGGCGAGCGTGGCGGACGCGGCTCCAGCCCCTTCGGCCGGCATGGCCATCACGGCAGGCGCGGCGGCGGACGCGGTGGCCGCTTCTTCGAGAGCGGCGACCTCCGCCTCGTCCTGTTGCGCCTGATCGCGGAACGGCCCCGCCACGGCTATGAGCTGATGGAGGAGATCGAGACCCGGCTCGGCGGTGCCTACCGCCCCAGCCCCGGCACGATCTACCCCACCCTGACCCTGCTGGAGGAACTCGGCCAGATCGCCGTTTCCGCCACTGAGGGCGCCAAGAAGCTCTATGCCGTCACCCCGGAGGGCGAACGCGTCCTGACGGAACAGAAGGCGGAGGCCGATGCCCTCTTCGCCCGGATGGCGGCGGCTGGCGGCGACAGCCCCGAGGGCGGCAAGTTGCAGATCCTCCGCGCCATGCATAACCTCAAGCTCGCCCTGCGGCTGCGTCTCGGTCGCGGCAACCTCTCCGAGGAACAGCTCCGCCGCATCGTGGAGGCCATCGACGCCACCGCGACACGGATCGAGCGGGAATAA
- a CDS encoding tripartite tricarboxylate transporter substrate-binding protein: MIRRCALALAAAFLALPAAAQDAYPSRTITMTVPFAAGGPTDTVARLVAEAMGRDLKQTVVIENVGGAGGTLGAARVALAKPDGYAILMHHIGMGTTPTLYRRLSYDPVNGFETVGLVTEVPMTVIARKTIGANTLAELTALMKRDGTKINLANAGIGAASHLCGLLWQSAIATQVTTVPYRGTAPAMTDLIGGTVDVMCDQTTNTTEQIKAGAVRAFAVTTKERLAALPDLPTVREAGLPGLEVSIWHGIYTPRGTPAAINERLSAALRVALKDPQVVSRFAELGTAPVADAMATPKAHRDYWMADIAKWRPVIQEAGQYAD; the protein is encoded by the coding sequence ATGATTCGGCGCTGTGCCCTCGCCCTGGCGGCCGCCTTCCTGGCCCTGCCGGCCGCCGCGCAGGATGCCTATCCCAGCCGCACGATCACCATGACCGTGCCCTTCGCCGCCGGCGGGCCGACCGACACGGTGGCGCGGCTGGTCGCCGAGGCCATGGGGCGCGACCTGAAGCAGACGGTGGTGATCGAGAATGTCGGCGGGGCCGGCGGCACGCTCGGCGCCGCCCGGGTCGCCCTGGCCAAGCCGGACGGCTACGCCATCCTCATGCACCATATCGGCATGGGCACGACGCCGACCCTGTACCGCCGCCTGTCCTATGACCCGGTGAACGGATTCGAAACGGTCGGCCTCGTCACCGAGGTGCCGATGACGGTGATCGCGCGCAAGACTATCGGCGCGAACACGCTGGCCGAGCTGACGGCGCTGATGAAGCGCGACGGCACGAAGATCAACCTCGCCAATGCCGGGATCGGGGCGGCCAGCCATCTCTGCGGCCTGCTCTGGCAGAGCGCCATCGCCACGCAGGTGACCACCGTGCCCTATCGCGGCACCGCCCCGGCGATGACCGATCTGATCGGCGGCACGGTGGATGTGATGTGCGACCAGACCACCAACACCACGGAGCAGATCAAGGCCGGCGCCGTGCGTGCCTTCGCCGTGACGACGAAGGAGCGCCTGGCCGCCCTGCCCGACCTGCCGACGGTACGGGAAGCCGGGCTGCCAGGGCTGGAGGTCTCCATCTGGCACGGCATCTACACACCGCGCGGCACGCCGGCCGCCATCAACGAGCGGCTTTCCGCCGCCCTGCGCGTGGCGCTGAAGGACCCGCAGGTCGTCTCGCGCTTCGCGGAACTCGGCACCGCACCGGTGGCCGATGCGATGGCCACACCCAAGGCGCACCGGGACTACTGGATGGCCGATATCGCGAAATGGCGCCCGGTGATCCAGGAGGCTGGGCAATACGCCGACTGA
- a CDS encoding response regulator — translation MSTLEGRRVLVVEDETLVAMLVEDTLLDAGAQVLGPVATVAAALQLIQAERPDVAVLDLNLAGETSEPIADALTGMGVPFVVASGYGQAGVPTRHANVPVLAKPYAPEELTQDLARLLP, via the coding sequence ATGAGCACACTGGAGGGACGTCGGGTCCTGGTCGTGGAAGACGAGACACTCGTGGCAATGCTGGTGGAGGATACGCTGCTCGACGCCGGCGCGCAGGTCCTGGGGCCCGTGGCGACGGTGGCGGCTGCCCTGCAACTGATCCAGGCCGAGAGGCCCGATGTCGCCGTACTCGACCTGAATCTGGCAGGCGAGACCTCCGAGCCGATCGCCGACGCACTGACGGGCATGGGCGTGCCCTTCGTGGTGGCCTCCGGCTATGGGCAGGCCGGCGTGCCGACCCGGCATGCCAACGTCCCGGTGCTGGCCAAGCCCTATGCCCCCGAGGAACTCACCCAGGACCTCGCCCGCCTGCTGCCCTGA